In Opitutus sp., one genomic interval encodes:
- a CDS encoding PEGA domain-containing protein gives MKPTRLLFSLAALLGLAFSASMTPSFAQSTVTVDREVAAPTTSVETRTYVKDGKTVTEKVTTTTAKEREAVAKTYKAAIFVANRAGPVGDPKVQSLEDYVTSRVTDLGVGVISRETSSNAVAKIDAPGSTNALDTALAQNTSALRLAQTLGADYLLQVTLASYDVQVRAIDAYGVKAVNETRTVRLTYKILDGQSGASLASDTVKVSTIVQQTPNAIQGGTDSLDELLDQASVKVAASLKSRIDSGRITAPSAANLVTITLQTEAADLTIPDIRIGVENTVAISESKLKVSALSATVEVDGIAVGTAPGKLTVRPGLSKLRITRAGFKPYERTVNFVSGQSLTVALELSDEGYARWKDSTTFLNGLKNGAKLTDAEVKVLEGKAKMLEQSGFKVNTTAAPAITVINESNDRGNSARKDAGDRSGRSIFPF, from the coding sequence ATGAAACCCACTCGCTTGCTTTTCTCGCTCGCAGCCCTGCTCGGTCTCGCGTTTTCCGCGTCGATGACCCCGTCCTTTGCCCAGTCGACGGTCACCGTTGACCGCGAGGTCGCTGCACCAACGACCTCGGTTGAGACCCGCACTTACGTGAAGGACGGCAAAACCGTGACTGAAAAGGTCACGACCACCACCGCCAAGGAGCGCGAGGCCGTCGCCAAAACTTACAAGGCCGCCATCTTCGTCGCCAATCGCGCCGGCCCGGTGGGCGATCCCAAGGTTCAGTCCCTCGAGGACTACGTTACCTCTCGAGTGACCGATCTGGGCGTCGGGGTCATCAGCCGTGAGACCTCCTCAAATGCCGTGGCCAAGATCGATGCACCCGGTTCCACCAACGCCCTCGACACCGCCCTCGCCCAGAATACTTCGGCCCTGCGCCTCGCCCAAACCTTGGGCGCCGATTACCTCCTGCAGGTTACTCTAGCCAGCTACGACGTCCAAGTGCGCGCCATTGACGCCTATGGCGTTAAGGCCGTTAACGAGACCCGCACCGTGCGCCTCACCTACAAGATTCTCGACGGCCAGTCCGGCGCGAGTCTCGCCTCCGACACCGTCAAGGTTTCCACGATCGTCCAGCAGACGCCCAACGCCATCCAAGGTGGCACCGACAGCCTCGATGAATTACTCGACCAAGCCTCCGTCAAAGTCGCCGCCTCACTCAAGTCGCGCATCGACAGTGGGCGTATCACGGCCCCCTCAGCGGCCAATCTCGTAACCATCACGCTTCAAACCGAGGCCGCCGATCTCACCATCCCCGACATCCGTATCGGCGTGGAAAACACCGTCGCCATTTCCGAGAGCAAGCTGAAGGTCTCGGCTCTTTCCGCCACCGTCGAGGTCGACGGCATCGCGGTGGGCACCGCCCCCGGCAAACTCACCGTGCGTCCCGGCCTGAGCAAACTCCGCATCACCCGCGCCGGCTTCAAACCCTACGAGCGCACCGTTAACTTCGTCTCCGGCCAATCGCTCACCGTTGCCCTTGAACTGAGCGACGAGGGCTACGCCCGCTGGAAGGATTCCACGACCTTCCTCAACGGCCTGAAGAACGGCGCTAAACTCACCGACGCCGAGGTCAAGGTTCTCGAGGGCAAGGCCAAGATGCTCGAACAAAGCGGCTTCAAGGTGAACACCACGGCCGCCCCCGCCATCACGGTTATCAACGAGTCCAACGACCGTGGTAACTCCGCGCGCAAGGACGCCGGCGACCGCTCGGGGCGCTCGATTTTCCCCTTCTAA